From Cannabis sativa cultivar Pink pepper isolate KNU-18-1 chromosome 8, ASM2916894v1, whole genome shotgun sequence, a single genomic window includes:
- the LOC115698526 gene encoding protein KTI12 homolog, with protein sequence MALVVICGQPCSGKSTAALSLSEALKQSESDSNLTVKVISETSFHLDRNQSYANMPNEKNLRGVLRSEVDRSLTKDNIVIVDSLNSIKGYRYELWCLARAAGIRYCVLFCDVEKTLCRKWNEERREKGQPSYDDKIFDDLSSRFETPDRRNRWDSPLFELCPHKDGVDKSSTAIIEAVLHLTKKIDSKTRDVKVLQPTIATQTGKFSEANSLYELDRATQEVTSALVEAQSQALGGPLNGVSLGQGLPVVNISRPVGLPELRRLRRTFIKLTGQTSLSGPPPPSDADSAKRMFVDYLNRELGSN encoded by the coding sequence ATGGCTTTGGTTGTAATATGTGGCCAACCCTGTAGTGGAAAATCCACAGCTGCTCTTTCTCTCTCCGAGGCTCTCAAACAATCAGAATCAGATTCCAATCTTACGGTAAAGGTAATCTCTGAGACTTCCTTTCATCTCGATCGAAATCAAAGTTATGCAAACATGCCTAATGAGAAGAATTTGAGGGGTGTTCTTAGGTCTGAAGTAGATAGGTCTTTGACCAAAGACAATATTGTTATAGTAGATTCATTGAATAGTATCAAGGGTTATAGGTATGAGCTCTGGTGCTTGGCCAGAGCCGCCGGGATTAGATATTGTgttctgttctgtgatgttgagAAAACCCTTTGTAGAAAATGGAACGAAGAGCGCAGAGAAAAGGGTCAACCTTCTTATGACGATAAGATATTCGATGATTTGTCTTCTAGGTTTGAAACACCTGATAGAAGGAACCGTTGGGACTCTCCTTTGTTTGAGCTATGTCCTCACAAAGATGGTGTTGACAAGTCTTCAACTGCCATAATTGAGGCTGTTTTGCACTTGACCAAAAAGATTGATTCCAAAACAAGGGATGTTAAGGTTCTGCAGCCCACCATTGCTACTCAGACTGGGAAGTTTTCCGAGGCCAATTCTCTGTATGAGTTGGATAGAGCAACGCAGGAGGTGACCAGTGCCTTGGTGGAGGCTCAGTCTCAGGCTCTTGGAGGGCCTTTGAATGGAGTTTCTCTCGGTCAAGGTTTGCCTGTTGTCAACATATCAAGGCCTGTTGGCTTGCCTGAGCTTCGCAGGCTCAGGCGAACTTTTATTAAGTTGACGGGGCAAACGAGTTTGAGTGGGCCACCACCGCCTTCTGATGCAGACAGTGCCAAAAGAATGTTTGTAGATTACTTGAACAGGGAACTAGGAAGCAATTGA